From Linepithema humile isolate Giens D197 chromosome 8, Lhum_UNIL_v1.0, whole genome shotgun sequence, one genomic window encodes:
- the LOC105673806 gene encoding uncharacterized protein: MFHNQLKANCVESKDDKYLEEKYLEQKINCEMSKEDVENKQNLYKNCNCKINTNLQMQINFHSAISKILIALIFVSQIVICLIGVIYVVETMLSRQEHAVQIAQEELQVLKMQMQFVLQSTHYTKSAQHPISNSFKQRSMRTYSNNYSNSIKPFTHKFSNSSPNRYKRDADISTSKPHYDKAIVPFAPNQTINYQKNISTTLNNTKSSEKFRNKLIANLTKKKQNLRHNCNTTLLNAKMQNRKTAKDDMSGSDALHLRRNQRKRKDGEEKKNKKQRQKKKRCNQRTQLGPLIATFIGEVPEQQSTPSASIGPWIKSNQSYNFDFDFDKFYLVENNRAIEVSLNGLYMILTQIFYDGNAINHAYSILVKSEGASTPQKLSECAVASSLDGVTCHTSVITHLRKGDRLLIQQQQGNRYINLRQGLSRVQLVLLREDKALNVHGCD, from the exons atgtttcataatcaattaaag GCAAATTGCGTTGAATCaaaagatgataaatatttagaagagaaatatttagaacagaaaattaattgtgaaaTGTCAAAAGAAGATGTTGAAAACAAGCAGAACCTGTATAAGAATTGCAATTGCaaaatcaatacaaatttgcaaatgcaaataaattttcatagcgcaatttcaaaaatcttaataGCACTTATCTTTGTCTCACAAATTGTCATATGTTTGATCGGAGTGATATATGTCGTGGAAACAATGTTGAGCAGGCAAGAACATGCAGTGCAAATAGCACAAGAAGAGCtacaagttttaaaaatgcag ATGCAGTTTGTGCTACAGTCTACACATTACACAAAATCTGCACAACATCCAATCTCAAATAGCTTCAAACAGCGATCAATGCGCACATATTCTAACAATTATAGTAACTCAATCAAACCTTTCACTCACAAATTCTCTAATTCATCGCCAAATAGGTATAAACGTGATGCTGACATCTCCACATCAAAGCCTCATTATGATAAAGCGATTGTTCCATTTGCACCGAatcaaacaataaattatcaaaaaaatatcagcaCTACTTTAAATAACACGAAATCATCggaaaaatttagaaacaaattgATTGCCAATTTGAccaaaaagaaacaaaacttACGGCATAATTGTAACACGACATTATTGAACGCTAAAATGCAAAATCGCAAGACGGCGAAAGATGATATGAGCGGTAGTGACGCGTTACATTTACGGAGAAaccaaagaaagagaaaagacggggaagagaaaaaaaataaaaaacagagacagaagaaaaaaaggtgCAATCAACGCACGCAATtag GTCCACTGATAGCTACGTTTATCGGTGAAGTGCCAGAACAACAGAGTACACCCTCAG CATCTATTGGACCATGGATAAAAAGCAATCAAAGTTATAACTTCGATTTTGATTTCGATAAGTTCTATTTGGTGGAAAACAATAGGGCAATAGAAGTGAGCTTAAATGGGTTATATATGATTCTTACACAG ATTTTTTATGATGGAAACGCAATAAATCACGCCTATTCGATATTGGTAAAGTCTGAGGGTGCATCCACGCCACAAAAGCTCAGTGAATGCGCTGTTGCTTCTAGTCTTGATGGAGTAACATGTCATACAAGTGTTATAACACATTTACGGAAAGGCGACAGACTGCTCATACAGCAACAGCAGGGCAACAG ATATATTAACTTACGACAGGGATTGAGTCGAGTACAACTCGTACTGCTTAGAGAAGATAAAGCACTCAACGTCCATGGTTGTGATTAA
- the gbb gene encoding protein 60A: MVAFKMTLSILLIFLEIIGELTSSAERLSGLYVDNGFDQTVVHRVISQYEKREVEHEILNLLGLPDRPRNSINRPSQVKRSAPKFLLDIYKNALGENEEEKSAKHHRQTGEFDLSRQDLRAIDQSDAIMTFAAHNHHVPGVRHERGKRLWFDVSEVPPQEHIIGAELRLYHSTDLKNRKNRGSYMITAYRVLKTDDGIRELQYVDAINVTTSKEGWLTLNVSEALHHWVNNPDGNRGLYLSVHPADRSVHEMKPEDVGIVGFRGDLDKQPFMVGFFKSSGIRESKVRQKRDARRKKKSESINWNYQNNPYIDAAAPYQYHSRTCKIQTLYVSFRDLKWQDWIIAPDGYDAYYCSGECNFPLNAHMNATNHAIVQTLVHLLSPGKVPKPCCAPTKLSPISVLYFLDESNVILKKYKNMVVKSCGCH, translated from the exons ATGGTCGCGTTCAAAATGACTCTTTCCATCCTCTTGATCTTCCTGGAAATCATCGGCGAACTCACGAGTAGCGCCGAAAGATTGAGCGGACTCTATGTGGACAACGGCTTCGACCAGACAGTGGTCCACCGCGTGATCAGCCAGTATGAGAAGCGCGAGGTGGAGCACGAGATCCTGAACCTGCTGGGACTTCCGGATCGGCCGCGAAATAGCATCAACAGGCCATCGCAGGTGAAGAGGTCGGCGCCCAAGTTCCTACTGGACATTTACAAGAATGCCCTCGGCGAGAACGAGGAGGAGAAATCCGCCAAGCATCATCGCCAGACTGGCGAATTCGATCTTAGCAGGCAGGATCTAAGAGCGATCGATCAGAGCGATGCCATCATGACCTTTGCAGCACACa atcaTCACGTCCCTGGGGTTAGACATGAACGTGGGAAGAGGCTTTGGTTCGACGTGTCCGAAGTACCACCTCAGGAGCACATAATCGGCGCCGAGCTCAGGCTGTACCACAGCACAGACCTGAAGAATCGAAAAAATCGCGGATCCTACATGATCACGGCGTATCGAGTGTTGAAGACTGACGACGG CATTCGAGAATTGCAGTACGTTGATGCCATAAATGTCACAACCAGCAAGGAGGGCTGGCTAACATTAAACGTCAGCGAGGCCCTTCATCACTGGGTGAATAATCCCGATGGAAATCGAGGATTGTATCTCTCTGTACATCCCGCTGATCGTTCGG TGCACGAAATGAAGCCGGAGGACGTTGGGATCGTGGGATTTCGAGGTGATCTCGATAAACAACCGTTCATGGTAGGTTTTTTCAAAAGCTCAGGTATAAGGGAATCCAAAGTGCGACAGAAACGCGACGCcaggagaaagaaaaaaagcgaaTCCATCAATTGGAATTACCAGAACAATCCTTATATTG ACGCAGCTGCGCCGTATCAGTATCACTCGCGAACTTGCAAGATCCAAACGCTGTACGTCAGCTTCCGTGATTTAAAGTGGCAG GATTGGATTATCGCGCCAGACGGATACGATGCGTATTACTGCAGCGGAGAATGTAATTTCCCGCTGAACGCTCACATGAATGCGACGAACCACGCAATAGTCCAGACACTAGTGCACTTGTTGAGTCCGGGCAAGGTGCCCAAGCCCTGTTGCGCGCCCACCAAGTTGTCGCCCATTTCCGTGCTGTATTTCCTAGACGAGAGCAATGTCATTctcaaaaaatacaagaatatGGTTGTCAAGAGCTGCGGTTGCCATTAA
- the c12.1 gene encoding protein CWC15 homolog, whose protein sequence is MTTAARPTFEPARGGQGRGEKDLSAISKQYSSRDLPSHTKLKYREHGQGTVEELRNRDFRKELEERERVEKDKGSGRRAIEPSRESATSSAKRQKLDQVPAASLDADDPLDEDESDSESDEDDTAALLAELDKIKKERAAEQAKKNMEKRQEEERIRMENILSGNPLLNYSSQSGRVDMKVRRRWDDDVVFKNCARSEPKKKHDVFINDSLRSEFHRKFMEKYVK, encoded by the exons ATGACAACAGCAGCAAGACCGACTTTTGAGCCTGCCAGAGGTGGACAAGGACGAGGCGAGAAAGATTTGAGTGCAATTTCGAAACAATACAGCAGTAGAGATTTGCCATCACATACGAAGCTCAAGTACAG AGAGCATGGCCAAGGAACAGTCGAAGAGTTGCGAAATCGTGACTTTAGAAAGGAATTGGAGGAAAGAGAACGGGTGGAAAAGGATAAAGGATCAGGTCGTCGTGCTATTGAACCTTCCAGAGAATCGGCTACATCCAGTGCAAAAAGACAGAAACTAGATCAAGTTCCAGCAGCCAGCTTAGATGCAGATGATCCACTTGATGAAGATGAATCAGATTCTGAAAGTGATGAAGATGACACCGCTGCTCTCTTAGCTGAGCTTGACAAAATTAAGAAGGAACGAGCGGCAGAACAAGCCAAAAAG aatatGGAGAAGCGCCAGGAAGAGGAGAGAATACGCATGGAAAACATTCTTTCAGGGAATCCTTTGTTGAACTATTCCTCGCAAAGTGGAAGAGTGGATATGAAAGTACGGAGACGATGGGACGACGATGTCGTCTTTAAAAATTGTGCGCGTTCCGAACCGAAGAAGAAACATGATGTTTTTATCAATGACTCTCTACGAAGCGAATTCCATCGcaaatttatggaaaaatacgtaaaataa